A window of Pan paniscus chromosome X, NHGRI_mPanPan1-v2.0_pri, whole genome shotgun sequence genomic DNA:
CAAGAGACCAAGTGTCCACTGTCATTAAAAGAGGGCGAGAGAGCTGGGAGTATTTAAACAACAGGTTACACACCgctcccccaccaccaccaatcTAGTCATTACTCTAAGCTTTCTTATCTCAGATATTTCACCCTATATTTGTGTCAATTCCCAACTCAGTCGTAACGGACAAAATGAAGGATTGTCATCATCATTAATAAGATCATTAGGCACCACAGGCCCAGCAAGCCTGGGCCACCACACTTAAATGTGAACAGGTACACCAGGTTGATGGGACAAGATCGCCTGTGCCTTTTACTTGGCAGAATCCATTGCAGTGACTCAGGATTTAACCTAAACACATTTAACTGAAACTCCTGCCCAGAGACCTCCACGTGCTGGAGAAGGCAGAGTAAACTGAGGAATGAATGCCCTCAGTTGTGCTGTGAGAGCGGACATGAAATTTATCACAGTACAACCgatggtggaagggcaaaagtTGGTTTAGGTTGTGCACTGTATAGGGAGAAGCCAGGAGAAGGTTGGGTTTTTTCCAGATTTCAGTGTAAATTGTTTCATCCTCCAGACTTTGAATTTCTAGGCTGAAGAGTGCTAACCTGTTTTGGCCGCATCTCTCACTCATTCTAATCTCTGTATCAGCAAGACAAAATTTGAACTATGCGGCAAATTGTACCGAAGACTTTGCTCAAGATAATTGTGAATATGGAAGTTGTCCCGCGGGGAGGTGGGAAGGGGAAGGACATTTTCAGCAGAACTGCCAGCGCTATGGTGGTTTAATGCTGACACAGAGACAGTTTTTTCTCTCGGGAATTGTCTTTCATCCATCagtccagccagccagccagccagcaaatTTTAACACACAGAAAGTACGAAGCAACATATCTAAcactgggaggggctggggtgtgTTTATTTGGGTATATACAATGAGTCATGGATTAAAATTGCTTCCAGCGGATAGATACCTAGGTGTTCCACAGCATTACTGAACAAGCTGTCGTCATTTCCCCATTACCTCAGAAGACCTCCTTAATTACTTACTTATATTAACTGTAGAACGTATTTATGCATACCAGGCTCTAcctctgggctttctattctgttccagagACCCAGTACCAGAATATTTAAATCACTGTGGCGTTAAATACGTTTTAATATCTGATAGGGCCAGTTTCTGCGCATtgcacattttttttcccctttcaggaACGTGTTCAGGCCCGCGGCAGGGGGCGGGATCGCGCCTCCTCCTCGGCTCTGGTTCCAGCCGAGCCTCTCGGACGCAGAGATGGAAATCCCGAAGCTGCTCCCGGCTCGCGGGACACTACAGGGCGGCTGCGGCATCCCCGCGGGTGGCGGCCGAGTCCACCGAGGCCCTGACTCGCCGGCTGGCCAGGTCCCCACGCGCCGCCTCCTGCTGCTCCGGGGCCCCCAAGATGGCGGGCCCGGGCGGCGGCGCGAGGAGGCCAGCACGGCATCACGGGGCCCTGGCCCAAGCCTGTTGGCGCCGAGGCCCGATCAACctagcggcggcggcggcggcggcggcggcggcggcggcggcgacgaCTTCTTCCTGGTGCTGCTTGACCCGGTGGGTGGCGACGTGGAGACCTCGGGCTCCGGTCAGGCCGCAGGGCCTGTGTTGAgggaggaggccgaggagggcccGGGGCTCCAGGGTGGCGAGAGCGGCGCGAATCCCGCGGGGCCCACTGCGCTAGGCCCCCGCTGCCTGTCCGCGGTTCCCACTCCGGCCCCGATCTCCGCCCCCGGCCCCGCCGCGGCCTTCGCGGGCACAGTCACTATCCACAACCAGGACCTGCTGTTGCGCTTTGAGAACGGCGTCCTCACCCTGGCCACGCCCCCACCACACGCCTGGGAGCCAGGGGCCGCTCCTGCCCAGCAGCCCGGGTGTCTGATCGCCCCGCAAGCTGGGTTCCCGCATGCCGCGCACCCGGTTGACTGCCCAGAGCTGCCGCCAGACCTCCTGCTAGCCGAGCCGGCCGAACCCGCGCCAGCTCCGGCGCCTGAGGAGGAGGCGGAGGGCCCGGCCGCCGCCCTGGGCCCCCGCGGACCGCTGGGCTCCGGCCCAGGCGTGGTGCTGTACTTGTGCCCCGAGGCGCAGTGCGGGCAAACCTTCGCCAAGAAGCACCAGCTGAAGGTGCACCTGCTGACGCACAGCAGCAGTCAGGGCCAGAGGCCCTTCAAATGCCCCCTGGGTGGCTGCGGCTGGACCTTCACCACCTCTTACAAGCTCAAGAGGCACCTGCAGTCGCACGACAAACTGCGGCCCTTTGGCTGCCCGGCGGAGGGCTGTGGCAAGAGCTTCACCACAGTGTACAACCTCAAGGCGCACATGAAGGGCCATGAGCAGGAGAACTCATTCAAATGCGAGGTGTGCGAGGAGAGCTTCCCCACGCAGGCCAAACTCAGCGCCCACCAGCGCAGCCACTTCGAACCTGAGAGGCCTTACCAGTGTGCGTTTTCTGGCTGCAAGAAGACATTTATCACAGTGAGTGCTCTGTTTTCCCATAACCGCGCCCATTTCAGGGAACAGGAACTGTTTTCCTGCTCTTTTCCTGGCTGCAGCAAGCAATATGACAAGGCTTGTAGGCTGAAAATTCACCTGCGGAGTCACACCGGCGAGAGACCTTTCCTTTGTGACTTTGATGGCTGTGGCTGGAACTTCACTAGCATGTCCAAACTCTTAAGGCACAAAAGAAAGCACGACGATGACCGGAGGTTCATGTGCCCTGTGGAAGGCTGTGGGAAATCTTTCACGAGGGCGGAACATCTGAAAGGCCACAGCATAACCCACCTGGGCACAAAGCCTTTCGTGTGTCCTGTGGCAGGCTGCTGTGCCAGGTTCTCTGCTCGCAGTAGTCTCTACATTCACTCCAAGAAACACCTGCAGGATGTGGACACTTGGAAAAGCCGTTGCCCGATCTCCTCTTGTAATAAACTCTTCACATCCAAGCACAGCATGAAGACGCACATGGTTAAAAGGCATAAGGTGGGCCAGGATCTCTTAGCTCAGCTAGAAGCAGCAAATTCTCTTACACCTAGCAGTGAACTTACCAGCCAGAGACAGAATGATCTCAGTGATGCAGAGATAGTGTCTCTCTTCTCTGATGTACCTGACAGTACTTCTGCTGCATTGCTGGACACAGCATTGGTGAACTCTGGAATCTTGACTATTGATGTGGCTTCTGTGAGCTCGACTCTGGCAGGGCACCTCcctgctaataataataattccgtAGGGCAGGCTGTGGACCCTCCATCCTTGATGGCCACCAGCGACCCTCCTCAAAGTCTGGATACCTCTCTCTTTTTTGGAACGGCGGCCACTGGTTTTCAGCAGAGCTCCTTAAATATGGATGAGGTCTCAAGTGTAAGTGTGGGGCCATTGGGATCTCTGGACTCTTTGGCCATGAAAAACTCCAGTCCAGAGCCTCAGGCTTTGACACCCAGCAGTAAGCTAACAGTGGACACAGATGCTCTGACTCCTTCGAGCACCCTTTGTGAAAACAGTGTCTCAGAACTACTGACACCAACCAAAGCGGAGTGGAACGTACATCCTGACTCTGACTTCTTTGGACAGGAGGGAGAAACCCAGTTTGGATTCCCCAATGCAGCAGGAAACCATGgttctcagaaagaaacagatCTTATCACTGTGACTGGCAGCTCATTTTTGGTATGAACCAACTCTATTCATTCCTCATCATGTGGCTAACTTTTATTACAGTCAATTTTGAGGATATTCTGGACTAAATATTTAAGTGCagtcatttctttttggtttgcaAAAAGAGCACAGCCCTGGACTACAAGTTTGGAGATTTAAATTCTGATCTTGAGTTTGGAACTGACAAGTTGTGTGAGCCTGAGCAAGTCAGTTAACCTATCTgagccttaatttccttatttataaattgaGGTGGTTTGAATAGATTGCTTTTCAGGTCTTTCTGCTCTGTGATTCCTTGATAATACATTTCTTTCCTTGAAAAATATGAGGACGTTTTTCAGTGATGTGGCATGCGTTTTTTTTTAACTGCCCCCCCAGCCCTGACATGTTCTTTTTTTGGCAAACATACATAACGTTACATCATACTATGATGAACATCCATGTACTTTTCATTCAATTTCAGCGATTATGAATCCATGAACAATCTTTTTTAACTTAGCCTCACTCACTCCCCATGTTCTAGTATTTTGTAACAAATAGCAGACATCTGATCATTTTATccataaatattctttatatatctCTGAAAGCTATGGGatgatatggaaaaaaaatgataattccATTATCGCAAGTGATATTTACAGTAATTCTTTAATATCAGTAAATATCCAGTGAGGGTTCAAACTTCCAATTGCCTCATAAATGctacttgttttattatttttaattagtagAATCCCGTAAATCTCCTAAGTGTCTTCTTAATCCGTATGTTTccccttcatctttctttttttccttgcgaTTTTGTTTATGAAATGCGGTTGTTTCACATGTAGCATTTGCCACAATTTAAGTTTTGCTAATTGCATCCCTATGGTAATGTTTGCTTTCCTCTATCCTCTGTTTCTTTAATTTGCTAGTTATGTCTAGAGACTTGATGAGATTGAAACATGGCTTTTGGCATGAATGTTTCATAGGTTATGTTGTGTTCATTTAGTAGGTGGCGCATAATCTgtggttttctctctttttgtggtattaGCAGCTGCTGCAGATAAATGCATTAATTCATGATGCTTCTGATATGATGAGTCATCTTTGTAGTGTTACTAATCATTAGCAAAGGAGGAAATGCTATGTAATAGAAATATTATTCAatgccaaaatattttcttaaatagtcATAGAACTAACAAGAACAAATAGATAGCAAAAAAATGTGTTGGCTGTTCTCACTGTTTATCTTCCTAACTTCTTTTGATGATGGAAGGCAGTTTTGTGGAAATTGCCAGCCAGGACTTTGACATGAAACAGACCCAGGGCTAAATTTTGGCTCTGTGGTGTTGGATAAGTGGCCTTGAATAAATTAGTTATTAAGCTTCAGTTTTCTAGCTTTTAACTGATTATAGCAATGCACACACATACCTGACACACTGttaaattttcttctcttcctgtttcTTATGTTAAGGAAAGATACTCTGTGTTTTGGCATATGTTGGTGAATTTGTACCATTTTTATCCTCAGTCCTTCCTTTTATAAGACAATAATTGGAGTAGTTTAATCTTATTCATGTGCAGATAAAAGAGGTTTATGAAGTTTAGGGTGAAGTAGGCAAGGGAATCTGTTTACTCCCTCTTCCCTCTACTGAATAATTTTCCCTCTACTGAATAATTTTCCCTCTAAGAATTGCTGTGGATAATACCAGGAGTGGAGACATTGCCCACATGCATAACAGCGTATCTCTCCATTCGATCAATTTGTCACCATCTTTGCTCTGTTTTGAAAGTCAGGCTTCTCTGTGACTGTGAAGCCTGCTGTTCCCTGAAAATCTGATAATGGAGCAGtggaggtttttttctttctgtgctctGTAGATCTCATTGCACTTGTAATTTCCCAGAGTTGAAAGGAAAGATTGAACTGGAATATTGTGTAAACTATCTGTCTTACATTAGTGTAGCATTTTGCAATTTGGGGAACATCTTCACAATTTGTGTCTTGTTGTTCAgaacaaccctgtgaagtagtTTTGGCAATGTCTGTgttacatttcatgtaatttagcCAACTCCCATTCCAACTAGGCTTTGGCTAAATCTGACAATTTTATATATAGCTTAAaacaaagaatatacattcttttcaccCCTCCCAGTCTACCCATCCAGCCTTCATGATTCATTCCTGTGTCAAGGTTAGTCGCTGTTTTCCatttgaattt
This region includes:
- the LOC117977599 gene encoding zinc finger X-linked protein ZXDB gives rise to the protein MEIPKLLPARGTLQGGCGIPAGGGRVHRGPDSPAGQVPTRRLLLLRGPQDGGPGRRREEASTASRGPGPSLLAPRPDQPSGGGGGGGGGGGGDDFFLVLLDPVGGDVETSGSGQAAGPVLREEAEEGPGLQGGESGANPAGPTALGPRCLSAVPTPAPISAPGPAAAFAGTVTIHNQDLLLRFENGVLTLATPPPHAWEPGAAPAQQPGCLIAPQAGFPHAAHPVDCPELPPDLLLAEPAEPAPAPAPEEEAEGPAAALGPRGPLGSGPGVVLYLCPEAQCGQTFAKKHQLKVHLLTHSSSQGQRPFKCPLGGCGWTFTTSYKLKRHLQSHDKLRPFGCPAEGCGKSFTTVYNLKAHMKGHEQENSFKCEVCEESFPTQAKLSAHQRSHFEPERPYQCAFSGCKKTFITVSALFSHNRAHFREQELFSCSFPGCSKQYDKACRLKIHLRSHTGERPFLCDFDGCGWNFTSMSKLLRHKRKHDDDRRFMCPVEGCGKSFTRAEHLKGHSITHLGTKPFVCPVAGCCARFSARSSLYIHSKKHLQDVDTWKSRCPISSCNKLFTSKHSMKTHMVKRHKVGQDLLAQLEAANSLTPSSELTSQRQNDLSDAEIVSLFSDVPDSTSAALLDTALVNSGILTIDVASVSSTLAGHLPANNNNSVGQAVDPPSLMATSDPPQSLDTSLFFGTAATGFQQSSLNMDEVSSVSVGPLGSLDSLAMKNSSPEPQALTPSSKLTVDTDALTPSSTLCENSVSELLTPTKAEWNVHPDSDFFGQEGETQFGFPNAAGNHGSQKETDLITVTGSSFLVKNLLYLPHIFCFSNITIVTHINDLE